Part of the Pyricularia oryzae 70-15 chromosome 3, whole genome shotgun sequence genome, AGATGGACGAATGTCCGCTGGCTCTTCTAGTTCAGCATACAGGCCCGCTGGCTGCCTGGTGGTTGTCCTGCGACTTCTGTCCATAGCCATTGTTACGTTGTTGCTGTCGTTTATGTAGGGACAGACGCGTAAGTTTAGCTGCCGTATGCGATATCAACGAAAGCGGGGTAGCAAAGCGAATCAATCCTTCGTCATTGTCTTTGCCCTAGCGAAACGTGGGGCCGAACTGGAGCAAAGCGCCCTGTCCCTCAAACGTTCCAGCGTAGCCAGGCTTGCCAGGGCAACAAAACGCAGAATGTTAAGAATTGATCATACAGCCCATCTGCTTACTGCCTGGTCCTCTTTTTTGCTTCACTCGACTGCTTTCTGGTAGATGCTGGTCGTGATCCTATCCTGATATCGGATATGGCTTGAAGTTGGTGGTCATCAGGGGAGCACGTGACTGTGAAGTGCATGAAACAAAAGCAGCAGCTTGCCGTCCTGATAAAATGTATCTGCCAAAGTGCGTCTGAAAAAATCCAGGGTGTGTCGGTCAGACAAATCTGAGAAAGTCGATTTTGGATTCTGAGACGGAAGGCTGTGGGCAAAACTGTGTTTTATTTCAAAATCTTGTATGAAATGGCAAACGGCACAGACTCAACCCTATCTCATGTACTTGGCTGGGTACATCAGACAAATCCTGAGCAACTAACTGCTACGCATGCGTTGAGACTTCAAATctcaaaaacaaacaaaccagAAGGTTTTTCAGTAGATAAGCAAGCCAGTTCGCATATTTACTGGATGCAACCACTGTGATAACTCCCACGGGCGATGACCAGTATAAAATAACAACAGCCACGTAGGTACTTTACCTGACGTGTGTGTACAAGGACAAGCGATGAGCGGCTCAACCCTTTATCCGCCCTAGGTACACATTGCGTCATGCATCGACGCGCGGGGTTCGTCGCTTGAACAGGTATGTTCGGGTAATGCGAGCATGACATAGGATGTCGTTCACCGGCAGCTTCCGTACAGTCTGTGAATCTACTTGACCATTTCAGTCTATAGTCGATTCCACCGGTATGCACATATTTGCAGATTGCTGGGTTCGGAAACCACAGGCCACGTGCTTGAGTTTCTTCATTCTTCCCCCTTAAAGTGCAGCTGGGGAAAGGACCTTAGCGAAGCTGATCAAGTCCAGACAGGATACCCGGTTGGCTTGATAAGTTCGTACTAATTAAGCAACCCAGCAAGGCTACCACGTAAGCTAAGGTAGTGGAGGTTATGGCAACCATGGAAAGCCTTTTGACCTCCAAATCTCAAAAACGGCCGGATTTAAGGAGCGGGGCAACAACCGCATAACGGGCCCGGATCCACGACCTTTCGCCGCTTCTCCCATCCCATTTCGGAAAATACAGCATGGTACGTACCTCAGTGGTTGATTCGGCCCAAAGCCCCGCTCATCACATCACTTAATACGGCAGAGGAATCCTTCCGCTCGCGTCCGATGCACATGTACCTATGAGGCTGTCATGCTGTCATGGAAACCCCTCCGAAGACCCTCTCTTCCCCGAAGCCATGTAACTCTAGCTGCAACAAAGGGGTTAAGACTTGCTCTCACTTGGGATGAACGGGTCATTCAGGGTGGCGGGGTCCCCAGACTTGACTTACATTTAAATAGCGCGCTGTACCTATTTTGTCTGTCTACAAGAGAGCTCACCTACTCTTTATAGCCACCTTGCATATTTACCGCAGTTGTTCAACCAAGTGCACCTCAGAGCTGGTCAATATCCAGCTCAACTGCCAACAGTCTTCATCATGTCCAAGCCTACCGATCTGCCCAAAATGGAGTACCGCTTCTTGGGACGGTCTGGTCTCAAGGTTTCTGCCATTTCTCTCGGCGGTTGGCTCAGTACGTCTAGCAACGCGTCATCATCCTCGTCTGCATGTGGCAGATGATAACAGATATTGACATCCCGTTCTGTCCCACAGCATACGGTGGCCACGTCGATGAGGACGCGACATTTGCCTGCATGAAGGCTGCGTATGATTCCGGTGTCAACTTCTTTGACTGTGCTGAAGGTACGAAGCCCACATTTCTGGTAGAGTTGCCCGTCGTACACTGACAGTAGTAGGTTATGCCGGTGGTGAGAGTGAGATTGTGATGGGAAAGGCCATTAAAAAGTATGGCTGGAAACGCAACGACTTGGTAACCgacctttctttttcttggatTCCCAGATACATCGTCACCGTGTTACCATATACTGACATGCCGATCCATCTAAACAGGTCATCTCAACCAAGGTTAGACTGTTGAAGACAACTGATCAGTAACACATGTATCGTGTTGCGTtgtgactgactgactgactgactgacggACCCGTGCAATCCAGATCTACTGGGGAGCCGCAAACGGTGACAACCCAGTCAACAATGTCGCCTTATCTCGCAAGCACATCATTGAGGGCACCGAGTCCTCGCTTGAACGACTGCAGCTCGCATACGTCGATATGCTCTACGCTCACAGGCCTGATCGGCAGACTCCGATGGAGGAAACTGTTCGCGCCTTCAACTATCTGATCAACTCGGGCAAGGCGATGTACTGGGGGACTAGCGAGTGGAGCGCCGACGAGATCATGAACGCACACCGCGTGGCCGACCGTCTTGGGCTTATTGCCCCAGTCATGGAGCAGCCTTGCTACAACATGATTGATCGCCTCAAGGTTGAGCAAGAATATGCGCACCTTTACCGCGAGGTGCAATTGGGCCTTACGGTCTTTAGCCCCTTGAAGCGTCAGTGTTTCTCTCTTGCATGCATCAGGCGTGGCCAATGCAGCTAACAAACATATCATTGACAGAGGGTATCCTTTCGGGCAAGTACAAGGACGGCATCCCGGACGACTCCAGGTTTGCACAGCAACAGGTCGAGTTCATCAAGGGCTACTGGAAGCGCACCGGCAAGGAGCAGTGGGACGGCACGGTTCAAAAGGTGAACAAGCTGGCACCGATCGCTGAACGTCTGGGCACAACACAAGCTGCACTGGCTCTCGCTTGGGTCTTGAAGAACCCCAACGTCAGCTCGGCCATTACCGGCGCAAGCAGCGCCGAGCAGGTGTTCAGCAACATCAAGGCTCTGGATGTTGTTGAGAGGCTTACCCCTGATATCATGAAGGAAATTGATGATATCTTGGAGAACAAGCCTCCTGCTATGACCATGAGGTTTGCTTAAAAGGCCTCTTTCTACATGGATTGGGAAAGAGTACGTGGGTGAAATACAACTCGTACAAGGGTACTTGGATAGACGCACAAAATAAAGGGCCCAAACAGAACTTGATTGATATATAAACTGTGAATTGGGGTTGACAGAATCGAACGTAGGTatgctacctaggtaggtaggtaggcaggtaggtaaatTGAAAGGAATCGGGTCTTTTCTTGGGCAGTCTCGACAGGTAGGAGGCAATTACTTGCAATTTCGTAGTCTTGCCAAATTGGTGCCGAAATCCAGAAGGCAAAAAAAGCGCGCCCCTTATTTCCCTTCCCGTTGGCCAAGCTCAAAATTCAATTGGCCGTATCGTTTCATGGACGATCTTCCCCGCAAAAGTGGCCCCACTATCCCACGTTCAAGCTCCTTCACCGCCCGACAAACGTATTTACACACCTGTCGATAAGGCGATTTTTTTAAATATGCCTGTCCACTTTTTCAAACCACTTTTTGAGAAATTTCCCATGGGGCTCTCTTCGAGGGTGACCGACTGGCCGGACCCCTATTCCTCGCCCCCTATCCCTTGTCGGTCGTTTTGGAATGTGGACCTCTTTAAACAGCGCCACGTCCAGAACTTCGCGCGACACAAGTTCTTGTCGCTGAATTAAATCAACGGGAGAGCAAGGACACTGACACCGACACCAGCATCAACAAAATTCCtttcttgtttgtttgttagaTTCCTCCCAGCGAAACCCGATGGCGCCCTCTTCAGTGACGGTGACGGCCGCTGCCAAGTccaaaagtaaatccaagaCCAGCTCTTCAAAGTCggtcccgccgccgccgccgtctgtCCCCACAGCCAAAGAGCGCGAGGCTATCGAGGCCGAGCACAAAGATTTCTTTTGGACTTATACAGAAGAGCCGCACCGCACGCGACGCCTTGCAATCATCAAGGCTCACCCAGAGGTGAGTGAAGAGTCTATGGCACATATCAATTGGCCAAACCGCGGGGCATCCTGTGATGTTTGGCGATGCTCGTTCCTCGTTAAGCTAGACTGGTTGCTGATATCAATGCGACTTAAAGGTTACCAAACTTTGCGGCCCCGAGCCATTGACCAAATATGTCGTTGCTGGCGTAGTGGCCTTGCAGGTGTTCCTGGCTTGGATGCTTCGGAACACGTCCTTCTTCTCCATCAAGTTCTGGGCTGTGGCCTACATTTTTGGCGCCACCGCCAACCAAAATCTCTTCCTGGCCATCCATGAGATCTCACATAACCTTGCGTTCCGGTCACCAACTGCAAACCGCTTGTTGGCCATAATAGCCAACTTACCCATTGGCATTCCGTACAGCGCATCGTTTCGGGTACGTCCATCTCCTGGGCATTGTCTGGCTCATGACCTATAAATTGCACGATCCCGTTAACTAACAAGTCACATTGTTCTCCAGCCATACCACCTGACGCACCACAAATCCCTCGGTGTCGATGGTCTCGATACAGACCTTCCGACCGCCTTTGAGGCCGTCTTCCTCGACTCTATCCTTGGCAAGGCCTTTTTCTGCACCTTCCAGATCTTGTTCTACGCCCTGCGGCCGATGTTCATCTTCCGCGTGCCCTTCACCTGGGTTTCGCTTGTCAACGTGTTGGTGCAGTTCACATTCGACTACTTCCTGGTCACTCGCATCGGATCTGGTCAATCTCTGCTTTACCTCATCCTCTCTTCTTTCCTCGCCGGCTCCCTCCACCCTCTGGCTGGCCACTTCATCGCGGAGCACTACGTCTACGAGACTGTCGCGCCCGAGGCCCGCGACCCCAAGAACAACGTCCCCGTCCCAGAGACCTTCAGCTACTACGGGCCCCTCAACTTCCTGACCTACAACGTCGGCCTGCACAACGAGCACCACGATTTCCCCGCCGTGCCCTGGACCAGGCTGCACAAGCTGAACGAGATTGCGAGCGAGTTCTACAACGACCTGCCCCGCCACGAGAGCTGGGTTTATGCCATCTGGCGCTTCATCTGGGACGAGCAGGTCGGCATGCGCTGCCGCGTCAAGCGCAAGGACGGGGGCCGTCTTGTCGGCAGCTCTGGGAAGAAGGCTGCCGTGGCCGACTGGAAGCAAGAGGAGCTGGAATCATGATGGCTGCGTTGATTTTGTGAAGAACCTGCTGGCATCGACTGGCGGTTTGCGCGGGGGGGTTTATAGATGCCATCTGAGGATGATAAAACACTTCTCCTGATTGTGATTACCGCTCATAGGGCGGATGATAGGGAGAAACGGGTGGACGATTGATTGCATATCTAGAGTATAGAAAGAAAAGCACGTATGTAGCTTGCATAATAAATTCATGGTAAATTATGTTCAGCTGATGCCGCAGGAGCCTTTGTCATAGCAGAACTGTACTCTTTCACCAATAGACTCATTTATTCATCCCTCCCTCACAACTAGGCGAAAATGGCAAAAGAGCGCAGTCGCTCACAATGTTTGACACATCTCGTCGAGGTTAAAATAGCAGAGGTtacgaacaaaaaagaattcTTGTGCTTTGAAGGTACAACCTATAAGTACATTTCTCCTGGGCCAATCGCTCCAATTTTCAAGTCTCCATATGTACAGCATCAATGCTCATGAGCTGCTGCCGTGACGCGACACTGCAGACCAGGTCGTTCAACATTTCGGCATACCTGGCAGTTAGGCGAAGTTCCTTCACAATCATGCCCCGTTGCCACATTAACCACCAGCTGTGATTTCTCACCAAACCCCACACACTATCTATAGCCTGCCACAAAGCCCTCTGCCCTACTGGCTGATCTCGCGGCACAGTTGTGCAGAATACAATACAAATTGTAGCACGACCAGCCCTCCCATATCGTCGtcccaaaaagaagaagaaaaacaaactAGACATCGGATTAAAGCATGCAATCCAATCGGATATGTAGGCGTCTCATTCGCAGAACTCAAATCAACGGCTCGAAACCACCCAGACACGAGCTATGGAGCAGACAGGATATCTCCCGCAATAGCTTTGCATAACTGAGTTTCCCTTACCTTACTAGAAGAAGAAATAGGCAAGCAGGAAGCTCACAAGACACAGGGCAGCCACCATGTGTACGGGAACGCCCTGGGGCGCCTGCTGAGCTGCGGGGTGCACCTTTGTCACTGGTGCCGAGGCTGTAGTTTGACGTTTAACGGCCGAAGTGGCGGAGGTCTTGCGCTGCTTCAATCCACTATCCTCGACCGTTGAGGCTACCGCGCTCTTCACCTCTGCCACTTTCTCCTTGACCTGCTCCACTGGCTTTGATTGTGCAACCTGCGCGGTAGCGGCAGAAATAGATGAAGAGATGTTGGAAGGAGACTCTGGCTCGACCTTGACCTTGGCCTTGTTTGCATCGACCGAGGGGCTGCTAGCTGGTTGCGCAGCAGCCGAGGTTTGCTCTGGAGATGAATAAGACGGAGGCGGGACATCAGGGGTAGCGTCGACCTGTTTTATGGAGTCAGTATGGAGACAGCCCACAACTCAAAAGATGACATTTCAACCATACCGCGTTGTCGGCTGTGTCTCTCTTGGCTGGTGTCGCTACGCCTTCTGTGGCAGAGTAAGCTGGCAGGAAAGTCACTCGGATTTTCCTCTCCACAATAGCGGATTTCTCTACCGAATCCCACTGAGAAGAGGAGACATGGAATTAGCACTCGGCGACCGACAGATAATTTCAAATTATTCGCCCAGAGGACGGGACCACTTACAATGTCGGCAACAGTGGCAAACTCCTTATCACCGCTAATAGGCACAGCCTGAACCAAAAACTTGTCTCGGCATTTCGCGTCGGCAGGAGGATCCTGCTTCATAGCCTGGAGAAGTACTGCAAGGAGTGTAAGGTGAGCAAATCGTCTTGTGTATACTGCCAAGTTATTTGCGGGGGAAACAACCAACCTTGTACCTCGACCTCATGATCCGGCTCTATGCGACCAGAGTTCGGTCGTACGCAATACCTTCACCGCACGGTAAGCATATATGCCATTGAAGCGCTACTACCCAGAGAGTGGCTAAACGACTTACTGcttgggggctgttgtcTTGACCTGTTTTCGAAGCTGGTTAGCTTTTCAGTTCACGGGGAAGCGTGTATGAAAATGGGTTTCGCGGTACCTTGAAGGCAATCGGGTGGTTATTGGGGTTCCGGATCTTAAGTATCTGAGCCACCTCTGAGGTGAATGGCCCTTGAGACGCTCAAAGTTAGTTTCGGGCGTCTCTTATTGCTCCAGCAGACTTTGTGCCTCAAAATTTGGCTTTTGGTAAACATACTGCGGAAGCCAAGCTCCGAGGGATCGAGCTCCACAGACATTGTCACCGGCGTGGTGGTTGGATTTGCGAGGGTGTTGCGGGCTGTTTGCGTGCAAGTTGCAGAGCGGCGGTGCTATTGCGCGGGTTCGGCTTCGGCGGACTGGACAGGTAGTCAAACGTGTTGGTGAAAGTTGCCCGCACTATGGGCTCGTAAACGACCAGGCTCGATGAATCGCAACTGCACACCTGGGACCAAGAAAATGACAAGCTGGATAGCTAATTATTATGAAGTTTGGTTTTGGCGTCAAGGATATCAGGCGTCTGCGGTGGTTGTCGGCAGGATAGAAGAGTGGTTTGCTCTGCTTGCGATCCTGGGGACGACCTCAGCTGGGGAAATGCAAAGGCAAGATGACATAACACATGTTAACAGGGAAGGAGGTCGGATCAAGTGGGTGGGTGGTGACACCGATGCGACGCTCTACAAAGCTGCCGATTGAGCAGTCCGTGCACGCTAGATGCTGCTTTGATTCGCCAGCGCACTGTGAGCTTGATTAGTAGTAACTGTCGACTCTTCTCGAAGAGATTGTGCAGGACCGACCAGACGAAAGTTTTTCTTGCTTCGGAAATTCCTATCTGAACATCTAATGAGTGCGTTGAATCATATCTGCAAAGCAGAGTGAGCAAAAACTCAGCCATTTTCCTGAAGCGATTGGAGACTTTCAAAGTCGAACTCCAAACGGTTTGTTAGATTAGCCAAGTGACGTGAGGTGTTCGATATCAAAGAGCAACttcataggtacctaggcagtAGGCAAGGTATAGTGCTTGGCCACAGCCCGCCTTGACCCACTCAACGTCGGTGCAGATGCACACTTCTGATAACCTCATCATTGTAGGTCTAAACTCAGCGCTAAGGCAGCACACAGCAAAGATGATTGAGCAGCTAATTTTCTTCCCCAACTAGAAACGGAAGTAAACTTGAATCAAGAGAATTTTTCCTTCTAACGGTCCAGAGAGATCGAGCCGGCAATTTCAGCTGGTTACTGTACACCCCGCCCCACCAAATTCGAAGCCTACTTCGTACCTTAGCGACCTAGGCTAGGTTATCGATTCAGCACACAGCTTTCACAGGGTGCTTCCGGAGAACACCCCGCTAATCACAGGTACGTACCGCCGGTGCTCCCTGCACACAACAAAAGTGCTGGGGGCAGGCAGCGAAAGATGACGTTCATATTTGTATTAGCGTCGGAAGCCTATCAACCTAACTTAGGTACACGTCGATTGTTCCATGTACCTATGGAATagaagcaaacaaaagccatcTGTTTGTATCCATTGATTCTCAGTCTATTCTTTCTGGCTTTTGGTGGATAACTTACTTCAGAATTCAGAATAACCGACACCATTTATTATCAAAGCACCACTAACCACATAACCCACCTTCTAGCATCCCATAAGTATCGATATCTTATTGCACCTCTTGGGCCTCACGCACAACATCACCATCAACATGACGCAGTCAGATTTGGACTTGCTGCTGGACATGGGTTTTGACAAGTCACGTGCTGAGTTAGCAATCAAAAGGACTGGCGGACGTAAGTTGATGTCCAGGTCACACTTCTCAGAGAAATGGAAAGGCTTTGCTAACAATACTCTCTACATACTTTAGTTCAAGGTGCTCTCGAGTGGCTCGAGAAGAACCAGGACACCTCTCTGGAGGATCTCCAAGATGACGCTGACGAGGAGGCCCAAGGCGGACCCAACATCGCCCCTGTCAACGATGGCCAGTCAGCAAATTCGCTAGTCTGCAACGAGTGTGGGAAGAAGTTCAGAAACAGCGACTCCGCCACTTTCCATGCTACAAAATCGTGAGTTATTGAACCGGCTTAGCTCAATAGTGTTGGTGGCTCATTAAG contains:
- a CDS encoding dihydroceramide delta(4)-desaturase; this translates as MAPSSVTVTAAAKSKSKSKTSSSKSVPPPPPSVPTAKEREAIEAEHKDFFWTYTEEPHRTRRLAIIKAHPEVTKLCGPEPLTKYVVAGVVALQVFLAWMLRNTSFFSIKFWAVAYIFGATANQNLFLAIHEISHNLAFRSPTANRLLAIIANLPIGIPYSASFRPYHLTHHKSLGVDGLDTDLPTAFEAVFLDSILGKAFFCTFQILFYALRPMFIFRVPFTWVSLVNVLVQFTFDYFLVTRIGSGQSLLYLILSSFLAGSLHPLAGHFIAEHYVYETVAPEARDPKNNVPVPETFSYYGPLNFLTYNVGLHNEHHDFPAVPWTRLHKLNEIASEFYNDLPRHESWVYAIWRFIWDEQVGMRCRVKRKDGGRLVGSSGKKAAVADWKQEELES
- a CDS encoding voltage-gated potassium channel subunit beta-2, giving the protein MSKPTDLPKMEYRFLGRSGLKVSAISLGGWLTYGGHVDEDATFACMKAAYDSGVNFFDCAEGYAGGESEIVMGKAIKKYGWKRNDLVISTKIYWGAANGDNPVNNVALSRKHIIEGTESSLERLQLAYVDMLYAHRPDRQTPMEETVRAFNYLINSGKAMYWGTSEWSADEIMNAHRVADRLGLIAPVMEQPCYNMIDRLKVEQEYAHLYREVQLGLTVFSPLKQGILSGKYKDGIPDDSRFAQQQVEFIKGYWKRTGKEQWDGTVQKVNKLAPIAERLGTTQAALALAWVLKNPNVSSAITGASSAEQVFSNIKALDVVERLTPDIMKEIDDILENKPPAMTMRFA